A genomic window from Silene latifolia isolate original U9 population chromosome 11, ASM4854445v1, whole genome shotgun sequence includes:
- the LOC141611970 gene encoding uncharacterized protein LOC141611970, with protein sequence MPPKIADVRLVASHPEVYEPCDDSFALVDALLADRANLLEHQPTICLEIGCGSGYVITSLALMLGKEANGVHYFATDINPCAVEVTCETLKVHGVHAEVANMDIASGLEKRLAGLVDVLVVNPPYVPTPEDEVGCAGIVASWAGGENGRSVIDRILPVADNLLSEKGWLYMVTLSENKPGQLCALMNKKGYASKIIVQRSTEEESLHIIKFWRDPDSDVEIKKRASKGSPTSIFSKFQRLPFWGNGNADSN encoded by the coding sequence ATGCCTCCTAAAATTGCTGATGTTCGTCTTGTCGCTTCCCACCCAGAGGTTTATGAACCTTGTGACGATTCATTTGCACTTGTCGACGCATTGCTTGCTGATAGAGCAAATTTGCTAGAACACCAACCCACAATATGCTTGGAAATTGGTTGTGGAAGTGGATATGTCATCACCTCCTTAGCCTTAATGCTCGGGAAAGAGGCTAATGGTGTGCACTATTTTGCGACTGATATCAATCCATGTGCGGTGGAAGTGACATGTGAAACACTCAAAGTTCATGGGGTTCATGCTGAGGTGGCAAACATGGATATTGCCTCAGGGCTAGAGAAGCGTCTTGCTGGGCTTGTTGATGTGTTAGTCGTGAATCCTCCGTATGTTCCAACTCCAGAGGACGAGGTTGGGTGTGCTGGAATTGTTGCTTCATGGGCTGGAGGGGAGAATGGAAGGAGCGTTATTGACAGAATATTGCCAGTTGCCGACAATCTTTTGTCCGAGAAAGGATGGCTATACATGGTTACTCTGTCTGAAAATAAACCTGGGCAGCTTTGTGCTttaatgaataaaaaggggtaTGCATCGAAAATCATTGTGCAGAGATCAACAGAAGAAGAAAGCCTTCAtatcatcaaattttggcgagatCCTGATAGTGATGTAGAGATCAAGAAGCGAGCTAGTAAAGGAAGTCCTACATCTATTTTTTCCAAATTTCAACGTTTGCCATTCTGGGGCAATGGAAATGCAGACTCGAATTGA